One part of the Quercus lobata isolate SW786 chromosome 7, ValleyOak3.0 Primary Assembly, whole genome shotgun sequence genome encodes these proteins:
- the LOC115953121 gene encoding WAT1-related protein At2g37460-like, with protein MQKKTFDRIKPFLAVVFLQFGFAGMDVLSKAALNHGMSNYVLVVYRHVVATLVIAPFAVILDKKVRPKMTVPIFTKLIVLSLLEPVIDQNLYFLGMKYTTATFAAALTNVLPAITFLMAWLLRLEKVKLKSIRSQAKVVGTLATVAGAMVITLVKGPVLDLIWTKGKTNHDQQNNGTNIHHSITGAIMITMGCFSWACFVNLQAITLKTYPAELSLTAWICLLGSLEGTIVALVMERGKAAIWAISWDVKLFAALYSGIICSGLTYYIQGVVMQDRGPVFVTAFNPLCMVIVAIMGSFVLAEQLYLGRILGAIIIVAGLYLVVWGKSKDYKSSTSLIDEKTAPDKQIIQAGSTGNKESNHESTEKNSITIDVSG; from the exons ATGCAGAAGAAAACGTTTGATAGAATAAAACCATTTCTTGCAGTTGTATTCTTGCAATTTGGGTTTGCAGGGATGGATGTCCTTTCTAAGGCTGCACTAAACCATGGGATGAGCAATTACGTACTTGTTGTCTATCGCCATGTGGTTGCTACTCTTGTCATTGCCCCTTTTGCAGTGATTCTTGACAA GAAAGTAAGGCCAAAGATGACAGTTCCTATCTTCACCAAACTAATTGTGCTTAGCTTACTAGA GCCAGTCATTGACCAGAACTTGTACTTTCTGGGAATGAAGTACACAACAGCAACGTTTGCAGCAGCTTTAACCAATGTTCTTCCAGCCATTACTTTCCTAATGGCTTGGTTGCTTAG GCTTGAGAAGGTAAAATTAAAGAGTATCCGAAGCCAAGCTAAAGTGGTCGGGACTCTAGCAACGGTAGCGGGAGCCATGGTCATAACACTGGTAAAAGGCCCAGTTCTTGACTTGATTTGGACTAAAGGAAAAACAAACCATGACCAGCAAAACAATGGGACCAATATTCATCATTCGATTACGGGTGCCATAATGATAACAATGGGCTGCTTCAGCTGGGCTTGTTTTGTTAATCTGCAA GCCATCACACTAAAAACATACCCTGCTGAGCTTTCCCTAACAGCTTGGATATGCCTGTTAGGCTCACTCGAAGGCACCATAGTGGCACtagtgatggagaggggaaaagCTGCAATCTGGGCGATCAGTTGGGACGTTAAACTATTTGCAGCTCTCTACAGT GGCATAATCTGTTCGGGACTGACATATTACATTCAAGGGGTTGTGATGCAAGACAGAGGCCCTGTATTTGTAACAGCTTTTAATCCCCTATGCATGGTTATTGTTGCTATCATGGGCTCATTCGTTTTGGCTGAGCAACTGTATCTTGGAAG GATACTAGGTGCGATTATCATAGTTGCAGGATTATATCTTGTGGTGTGGGGTAAAAGCAAAGATTACAAGTCCTCAACTTCATTGATCGATGAGAAAACAGCACCAGATAAGCAAATAATACAAGCAGGTAGCACTGGAAACAAAGAATCCAATCATGAATCAacagaaaaaaattcaatcactATTGACGTGTCTGGTTGA
- the LOC115953120 gene encoding uncharacterized protein LOC115953120 isoform X2, with the protein MSFQNQGFWMNKGAGCINDGETAYDNSSRIEPKRAHQWFMDGPEVELFPSKKQAVEVPTNNLFSGMLNPNVSPWGNVPSFHSFSGQFTERLFDSETARTANFDDRNIPSLTTTEKMNVGRKLDEDTFGNDSSFGLSMSQTLEDPRLGLNYGAFRKVKVSQVKDSENVMSVSMPHAYNRGDDNTMLTAHAYKADDNSISMGLTYSKGDDIISLGDAYDRVDNNFISMGQPYNKGDENISMGQTYGENTNSISTCQTVSNGDNNIISIGQPYNKADDNTMSTCHIFNKVEDNSVPMVHTFNKDENSTLSIGHSYNKGESTIISFGGYDDDDDRNPSGKLMSSYELLMGHPSVQRSESVNEKELVKASADARTSTGLITASGTENVSKKKDDLKMSKKVPPNNFPSNVRSLLSTGMLDGVPVKYTAWSREELRGIIKGSGYLCGCQSCNFSKVINAYEFERHAGCKTKHPNNHIYFENGKTIYGIVQELRSTPQNMLFEVIQTITGSPINQKSFRLWKESFLAATRELQRIYGKDEAKQLS; encoded by the exons ATG TCTTTCCAGAATCAGGGCTTCTGGATGAACAAAGGTGCTGGATGTATAAATGATGGTGAGACAGCTTATGATAATTCTTCCAGGATTGAGCCGAAGCGTGCTCATCAGTGGTTCATGGATGGCCCTGAGGTGGAGCTGTTTCCCAGCAAGAAGCAGGCAGTAGAGGTTCCaaccaataatttattttcaggAATGTTGAATCCAAATGTTTCTCCATGGGGAAATGTGCCCAGTTTTCATTCATTCTCTGGCCAATTTACTGAACGGTTATTTGATTCCGAAACAGCCAGGACTGCAAATTTTGATGACAGAAATATTCCATCACTTACCACCACAGAGAAAATGAATGTGGGAAGAAAGCTTGATGAGGATACATTTGGGAATGATTCCTCATTTGGTCTATCAATGTCACAGACACTAGAAGATCCTAGACTAGGTTTAAATTATGGTGCATTTAGAAAAGTTAAAGTCAGCCAAGTTAAGGACTCTGAAAATGTTATGTCTGTATCAATGCCACATGCCTATAATCGTGGTGATGACAATACCATGTTAACAGCTCATGCTTACAAGGCAGATGACAATTCAATATCAATGGGTCTCACATATAGCAAAGGGGATGACATCATATCTTTAGGCGACGCCTATGACCGGGTGGATAACAATTTCATATCAATGGGACAACCTTATAACAAGGGGGATGAAAACATATCAATGGGTCAAACATACGGAGAAAACACTAATTCTATATCAACATGTCAGACAGTCAGCAATGGTGACAACAATATCATTTCTATTGGTCAACCCTACAACAAGGCAGATGACAATACCATGTCAACCTGTCACATCTTCAATAAGGTAGAAGACAATTCGGTACCGATGGTTCATACCTTCAACAAGGATGAAAACAGTACCCTATCAATTGGTCACTCTTATAATAAGGGAGAGAGTACTATCATATCTTTTGGTGgctatgatgatgatgatgatagaaATCCCTCAGGAAAGCTAATGTCTAGTTATGAACTGTTGATGGGTCATCCTTCAGTGCAAAGATCAGAGTCGGTAAATGAGAAAGAGTTGGTTAAAGCAAGTGCTGATGCTCGTACAAGTACTGGCCTGATAACTGCTTCTGGAActgaaaatgtttccaaaaagaaagatgatctAAAAATGTCCAAGAAGGTTCCTCCAAATAACTTCCCATCAAATGTCAGAAGTTTGCTATCAACTGGTATGCTGGATGGAGTTCCTGTAAAGTATACTGCCTGGTCACGGGAG GAACTTCGTGGCATTATAAAAGGTTCTGGATATCTATGTGGCTGTCAGTCATGTAACTTCTCTAAG GTGATCAATGCATATGAATTTGAGCGTCATGctggatgcaaaacaaaacaTCCAAATAATCACATCTACTTTGAGAATGGAAAGACTATTTATGGGATTGTCCAAGAGCTCAGGAGCACGCCTCAAAATATGTTGTTTGAAGTTATTCAGACTATAACCGGCTCACCTATCAATCAGAAGTCCTTCCGCCTTTGGAAAG AATCCTTTCTAGCTGCAACACGTGAACTTCAGCGTATATATGGAAAGGATGAGGCGAAGCAACTATCATGA
- the LOC115953120 gene encoding uncharacterized protein LOC115953120 isoform X3, with protein MNQGFWMNKGAGCINDGETAYDNSSRIEPKRAHQWFMDGPEVELFPSKKQAVEVPTNNLFSGMLNPNVSPWGNVPSFHSFSGQFTERLFDSETARTANFDDRNIPSLTTTEKMNVGRKLDEDTFGNDSSFGLSMSQTLEDPRLGLNYGAFRKVKVSQVKDSENVMSVSMPHAYNRGDDNTMLTAHAYKADDNSISMGLTYSKGDDIISLGDAYDRVDNNFISMGQPYNKGDENISMGQTYGENTNSISTCQTVSNGDNNIISIGQPYNKADDNTMSTCHIFNKVEDNSVPMVHTFNKDENSTLSIGHSYNKGESTIISFGGYDDDDDRNPSGKLMSSYELLMGHPSVQRSESVNEKELVKASADARTSTGLITASGTENVSKKKDDLKMSKKVPPNNFPSNVRSLLSTGMLDGVPVKYTAWSREKELRGIIKGSGYLCGCQSCNFSKVINAYEFERHAGCKTKHPNNHIYFENGKTIYGIVQELRSTPQNMLFEVIQTITGSPINQKSFRLWKESFLAATRELQRIYGKDEAKQLS; from the exons ATG AATCAGGGCTTCTGGATGAACAAAGGTGCTGGATGTATAAATGATGGTGAGACAGCTTATGATAATTCTTCCAGGATTGAGCCGAAGCGTGCTCATCAGTGGTTCATGGATGGCCCTGAGGTGGAGCTGTTTCCCAGCAAGAAGCAGGCAGTAGAGGTTCCaaccaataatttattttcaggAATGTTGAATCCAAATGTTTCTCCATGGGGAAATGTGCCCAGTTTTCATTCATTCTCTGGCCAATTTACTGAACGGTTATTTGATTCCGAAACAGCCAGGACTGCAAATTTTGATGACAGAAATATTCCATCACTTACCACCACAGAGAAAATGAATGTGGGAAGAAAGCTTGATGAGGATACATTTGGGAATGATTCCTCATTTGGTCTATCAATGTCACAGACACTAGAAGATCCTAGACTAGGTTTAAATTATGGTGCATTTAGAAAAGTTAAAGTCAGCCAAGTTAAGGACTCTGAAAATGTTATGTCTGTATCAATGCCACATGCCTATAATCGTGGTGATGACAATACCATGTTAACAGCTCATGCTTACAAGGCAGATGACAATTCAATATCAATGGGTCTCACATATAGCAAAGGGGATGACATCATATCTTTAGGCGACGCCTATGACCGGGTGGATAACAATTTCATATCAATGGGACAACCTTATAACAAGGGGGATGAAAACATATCAATGGGTCAAACATACGGAGAAAACACTAATTCTATATCAACATGTCAGACAGTCAGCAATGGTGACAACAATATCATTTCTATTGGTCAACCCTACAACAAGGCAGATGACAATACCATGTCAACCTGTCACATCTTCAATAAGGTAGAAGACAATTCGGTACCGATGGTTCATACCTTCAACAAGGATGAAAACAGTACCCTATCAATTGGTCACTCTTATAATAAGGGAGAGAGTACTATCATATCTTTTGGTGgctatgatgatgatgatgatagaaATCCCTCAGGAAAGCTAATGTCTAGTTATGAACTGTTGATGGGTCATCCTTCAGTGCAAAGATCAGAGTCGGTAAATGAGAAAGAGTTGGTTAAAGCAAGTGCTGATGCTCGTACAAGTACTGGCCTGATAACTGCTTCTGGAActgaaaatgtttccaaaaagaaagatgatctAAAAATGTCCAAGAAGGTTCCTCCAAATAACTTCCCATCAAATGTCAGAAGTTTGCTATCAACTGGTATGCTGGATGGAGTTCCTGTAAAGTATACTGCCTGGTCACGGGAG AAGGAACTTCGTGGCATTATAAAAGGTTCTGGATATCTATGTGGCTGTCAGTCATGTAACTTCTCTAAG GTGATCAATGCATATGAATTTGAGCGTCATGctggatgcaaaacaaaacaTCCAAATAATCACATCTACTTTGAGAATGGAAAGACTATTTATGGGATTGTCCAAGAGCTCAGGAGCACGCCTCAAAATATGTTGTTTGAAGTTATTCAGACTATAACCGGCTCACCTATCAATCAGAAGTCCTTCCGCCTTTGGAAAG AATCCTTTCTAGCTGCAACACGTGAACTTCAGCGTATATATGGAAAGGATGAGGCGAAGCAACTATCATGA
- the LOC115953120 gene encoding uncharacterized protein LOC115953120 isoform X1, with product MSFQNQGFWMNKGAGCINDGETAYDNSSRIEPKRAHQWFMDGPEVELFPSKKQAVEVPTNNLFSGMLNPNVSPWGNVPSFHSFSGQFTERLFDSETARTANFDDRNIPSLTTTEKMNVGRKLDEDTFGNDSSFGLSMSQTLEDPRLGLNYGAFRKVKVSQVKDSENVMSVSMPHAYNRGDDNTMLTAHAYKADDNSISMGLTYSKGDDIISLGDAYDRVDNNFISMGQPYNKGDENISMGQTYGENTNSISTCQTVSNGDNNIISIGQPYNKADDNTMSTCHIFNKVEDNSVPMVHTFNKDENSTLSIGHSYNKGESTIISFGGYDDDDDRNPSGKLMSSYELLMGHPSVQRSESVNEKELVKASADARTSTGLITASGTENVSKKKDDLKMSKKVPPNNFPSNVRSLLSTGMLDGVPVKYTAWSREKELRGIIKGSGYLCGCQSCNFSKVINAYEFERHAGCKTKHPNNHIYFENGKTIYGIVQELRSTPQNMLFEVIQTITGSPINQKSFRLWKESFLAATRELQRIYGKDEAKQLS from the exons ATG TCTTTCCAGAATCAGGGCTTCTGGATGAACAAAGGTGCTGGATGTATAAATGATGGTGAGACAGCTTATGATAATTCTTCCAGGATTGAGCCGAAGCGTGCTCATCAGTGGTTCATGGATGGCCCTGAGGTGGAGCTGTTTCCCAGCAAGAAGCAGGCAGTAGAGGTTCCaaccaataatttattttcaggAATGTTGAATCCAAATGTTTCTCCATGGGGAAATGTGCCCAGTTTTCATTCATTCTCTGGCCAATTTACTGAACGGTTATTTGATTCCGAAACAGCCAGGACTGCAAATTTTGATGACAGAAATATTCCATCACTTACCACCACAGAGAAAATGAATGTGGGAAGAAAGCTTGATGAGGATACATTTGGGAATGATTCCTCATTTGGTCTATCAATGTCACAGACACTAGAAGATCCTAGACTAGGTTTAAATTATGGTGCATTTAGAAAAGTTAAAGTCAGCCAAGTTAAGGACTCTGAAAATGTTATGTCTGTATCAATGCCACATGCCTATAATCGTGGTGATGACAATACCATGTTAACAGCTCATGCTTACAAGGCAGATGACAATTCAATATCAATGGGTCTCACATATAGCAAAGGGGATGACATCATATCTTTAGGCGACGCCTATGACCGGGTGGATAACAATTTCATATCAATGGGACAACCTTATAACAAGGGGGATGAAAACATATCAATGGGTCAAACATACGGAGAAAACACTAATTCTATATCAACATGTCAGACAGTCAGCAATGGTGACAACAATATCATTTCTATTGGTCAACCCTACAACAAGGCAGATGACAATACCATGTCAACCTGTCACATCTTCAATAAGGTAGAAGACAATTCGGTACCGATGGTTCATACCTTCAACAAGGATGAAAACAGTACCCTATCAATTGGTCACTCTTATAATAAGGGAGAGAGTACTATCATATCTTTTGGTGgctatgatgatgatgatgatagaaATCCCTCAGGAAAGCTAATGTCTAGTTATGAACTGTTGATGGGTCATCCTTCAGTGCAAAGATCAGAGTCGGTAAATGAGAAAGAGTTGGTTAAAGCAAGTGCTGATGCTCGTACAAGTACTGGCCTGATAACTGCTTCTGGAActgaaaatgtttccaaaaagaaagatgatctAAAAATGTCCAAGAAGGTTCCTCCAAATAACTTCCCATCAAATGTCAGAAGTTTGCTATCAACTGGTATGCTGGATGGAGTTCCTGTAAAGTATACTGCCTGGTCACGGGAG AAGGAACTTCGTGGCATTATAAAAGGTTCTGGATATCTATGTGGCTGTCAGTCATGTAACTTCTCTAAG GTGATCAATGCATATGAATTTGAGCGTCATGctggatgcaaaacaaaacaTCCAAATAATCACATCTACTTTGAGAATGGAAAGACTATTTATGGGATTGTCCAAGAGCTCAGGAGCACGCCTCAAAATATGTTGTTTGAAGTTATTCAGACTATAACCGGCTCACCTATCAATCAGAAGTCCTTCCGCCTTTGGAAAG AATCCTTTCTAGCTGCAACACGTGAACTTCAGCGTATATATGGAAAGGATGAGGCGAAGCAACTATCATGA